In Persicimonas caeni, a single window of DNA contains:
- a CDS encoding ribose-phosphate diphosphokinase, whose amino-acid sequence MTGSHRSPAEPLAVFSLASGGPLVERICARLGVEPGRHEERDFEDGEHKIRPLESVRGRDVYVVESLFGDDALSVNDKLVRMLFFLAALRDAGARRLTAVAPYLCYSRKDMRTKPRDPVSSRYVASLFEAAAIDRMVTVDVHNPAAFQNAFRIPTEHLTAASAFVDTFASVLGERPAVVVSPDAGGVKRAERFRQALEKRLDATVGFAFLEKFRSEGVVRGGTVVGDTRDRVAIIIDDLISSGGTLARAAKSCREQGATAVYAAATHGVFSANASVVLSESALEKVVILDTIPPRRVDPELLEERIEVVDCAPLLADAIRRLHDDESLVELTGL is encoded by the coding sequence ATGACCGGCTCGCATCGATCGCCCGCCGAGCCCCTCGCCGTCTTCTCGCTGGCGAGCGGAGGGCCGCTTGTCGAGCGCATCTGCGCGCGGCTCGGCGTCGAGCCGGGGCGTCACGAGGAGCGCGACTTCGAGGACGGCGAGCACAAGATCCGCCCGCTGGAGAGCGTGCGCGGCCGCGATGTGTACGTGGTCGAGTCGCTCTTCGGCGACGACGCCCTGTCGGTCAACGACAAACTCGTGCGCATGCTCTTCTTCTTAGCGGCGCTTCGCGACGCCGGCGCGCGTCGGCTCACCGCCGTGGCCCCCTACCTGTGCTATTCGCGCAAGGACATGCGCACCAAGCCGCGCGACCCGGTCTCGAGCCGCTACGTCGCCAGCCTATTCGAGGCGGCCGCCATCGACCGCATGGTCACCGTCGACGTGCACAACCCGGCGGCGTTTCAAAACGCCTTTCGCATCCCCACCGAGCACCTGACGGCTGCTTCGGCGTTCGTCGACACGTTCGCCTCCGTGCTCGGCGAGCGTCCGGCGGTGGTCGTCTCGCCCGACGCCGGCGGGGTCAAGCGAGCCGAGCGTTTTCGCCAGGCCCTCGAGAAGAGGCTCGACGCCACGGTGGGCTTTGCGTTTCTGGAGAAGTTTCGCAGCGAGGGCGTGGTGCGCGGCGGCACCGTCGTGGGCGATACGCGCGACCGGGTGGCGATCATCATCGACGACCTGATAAGCAGCGGCGGGACGCTGGCGCGCGCGGCCAAATCGTGCCGCGAGCAGGGGGCGACGGCGGTGTACGCTGCGGCCACTCACGGGGTCTTCTCGGCCAACGCCAGCGTCGTGCTGAGTGAGTCGGCGCTCGAAAAGGTGGTCATCCTCGACACGATCCCGCCGCGTCGCGTCGACCCCGAACTCCTCGAGGAGCGTATCGAAGTGGTCGATTGCGCGCCGCTATTGGCCGACGCCATCCGTCGGCTGCACGACGACGAGTCCCTCGTCGAGCTCACCGGCCTGTGA
- a CDS encoding phosphoribosyltransferase, protein MDKFSDREDAGRQLAQALQHYAEEHPIVLGLPRGGVPVAFEVARALGAPLDVWVVRKVGAPWQPELGVGAVAEDDNVYLSHAMLAQLGLSEDRFADAIRAKHGEVEERVRKFRKEQRTPRLRDRTVILVDDGIATGGTVRAAIHSVRSHAPRRLVLAVPVAAQQTVAALEGEVDELVALKAPDDLLAIGFWYDDFRQVPDEEVVRLLDRARDELPAAEYRPSGGESHPRSSP, encoded by the coding sequence ATGGACAAGTTTAGCGATCGAGAGGACGCCGGCCGGCAACTCGCGCAGGCGTTGCAGCATTATGCCGAAGAGCACCCGATTGTGCTCGGGCTTCCCCGCGGCGGGGTGCCGGTGGCCTTCGAGGTGGCGCGCGCGCTCGGGGCGCCGCTCGACGTGTGGGTGGTGCGCAAAGTCGGCGCGCCCTGGCAGCCCGAGCTCGGGGTGGGGGCGGTGGCCGAAGACGACAACGTCTACCTGTCCCACGCGATGCTCGCCCAGCTCGGGCTGAGCGAGGACCGCTTCGCCGACGCCATCCGCGCCAAGCACGGTGAGGTCGAGGAGCGGGTGCGTAAGTTCCGAAAGGAGCAGCGCACCCCGCGGCTTCGCGACCGCACGGTCATCCTCGTCGACGACGGCATCGCCACCGGCGGCACGGTGCGCGCGGCCATCCATTCGGTGCGCAGCCACGCGCCTCGTCGCCTCGTGCTCGCCGTGCCGGTGGCGGCCCAGCAGACCGTCGCCGCGCTCGAGGGCGAGGTCGACGAGCTGGTCGCTCTGAAGGCGCCCGACGATTTGCTGGCCATCGGCTTCTGGTACGACGACTTCCGACAGGTGCCCGACGAGGAGGTCGTGCGCCTCCTCGATCGCGCTCGCGACGAGCTTCCCGCCGCCGAGTACCGCCCCTCCGGCGGCGAGTCCCACCCGAGGAGTTCGCCATGA
- a CDS encoding DUF2231 domain-containing protein yields the protein MSDLPSIWRTELIHPLVVHFPIVLLMCGTLAWLAGQWVGRSSDQSSDQSSRWSFLLPAGRLMLAVGAVTAWAAVYTGDLADTEVARTLCDPTVVEAHEEYAFVVAAVFTGAILLDWAVVLVEKLQRWRTPLSLLIGIALLGASGLLGYVGHLGASLVYQQAAGVYRPSQMCTEFE from the coding sequence ATGTCCGACTTGCCCAGCATTTGGCGCACCGAGCTCATCCACCCGCTCGTCGTCCACTTTCCCATCGTCTTGCTGATGTGCGGGACCTTGGCCTGGTTGGCCGGGCAGTGGGTCGGCCGGTCGAGCGACCAGTCGAGCGACCAGTCGAGCCGTTGGTCCTTCCTGCTTCCTGCAGGGCGACTGATGCTCGCCGTGGGCGCCGTCACAGCCTGGGCTGCAGTCTACACGGGCGACCTCGCCGATACCGAGGTCGCCCGTACTCTGTGCGACCCAACGGTCGTCGAGGCACACGAGGAGTATGCCTTTGTCGTCGCCGCCGTCTTCACCGGCGCGATTCTCCTCGACTGGGCCGTGGTCTTGGTCGAAAAGCTCCAACGTTGGCGCACCCCTCTTTCCCTCCTCATCGGCATCGCCCTCCTGGGGGCCAGCGGGCTTCTCGGCTACGTCGGCCACCTCGGCGCGAGCCTCGTCTATCAGCAAGCAGCAGGTGTGTATCGCCCCTCGCAGATGTGCACCGAATTCGAGTAA
- a CDS encoding PepSY domain-containing protein — translation MRSLARMLTVLLALSFGAVALTGCEKQGGEEGEEHAVVESGTYTGTVKKVKADENEIYVDADGKELELYFIEETKLTKGGEAVEFSALEEGQKVEVEVKKVGKRLDPLSVTIVE, via the coding sequence ATGCGAAGCTTGGCACGGATGTTGACGGTTCTGTTGGCGCTCTCCTTCGGCGCGGTCGCTCTGACCGGCTGCGAGAAGCAGGGCGGTGAAGAGGGCGAAGAACACGCCGTCGTCGAGAGCGGCACCTACACGGGCACCGTCAAGAAAGTGAAGGCCGACGAAAACGAGATCTACGTCGACGCCGACGGCAAAGAGCTCGAGCTCTACTTCATTGAGGAGACCAAGCTGACCAAGGGCGGCGAGGCCGTCGAGTTCTCGGCGCTCGAAGAGGGCCAGAAGGTCGAGGTCGAGGTCAAGAAGGTCGGCAAGCGCCTCGATCCGCTGTCGGTCACCATCGTCGAGTAA
- a CDS encoding efflux RND transporter periplasmic adaptor subunit, whose product MKSRVKLWIFAGLALVLGAGATLLIVSFGDDPPSESVSHAGHDHAPGEYALDEQTDGESDTYYTCPMHPSVVSETPGSCPVCGMDLVEKSKSATGMDPQELAEIGRVALSPTQRVLANVATVEASAGAGGAAGEVRAVGVVSYDEQGLASIPSWTDGRIEELIVKETGAVVDEGDPVMEIYSEELLAAQEEYLVSLGSSDGFLRKQTRKRLELLGMSDKQIEQVRKSREASRTVTAFAPNAGTITNLNVRQGQYVEEGTALYDIADLSNVWIEAEIYEKNLAAIDEGMPVRVVADAFPGDPMQGKVTFIHPVVDDATRTVKVRVEVATGSESGQANSDEEATNAAEPAQAQKLKPGMYTSVYFQTGATQDQEQTQNKEQGTEPTVTVPKSAVLRGGKSSSVFVEVEPNVFERRQVELGPSTDEMLAIRSGVEAGEQVAYRGGFLLDSEVQLNSFGGSGGAHHGGHGEDEGVHHGGHGDTGESPEGAEKLSHADIPAGGKEFDPSIPAGAVPEGAWYCDMNDATHWIQHEEGDGECPVCGMNLKQKDGEITTGDTENTGKNITPEK is encoded by the coding sequence ATGAAAAGTCGCGTCAAGCTATGGATTTTTGCAGGCCTCGCGCTCGTGTTGGGCGCCGGGGCGACGTTGTTGATTGTGTCGTTCGGGGACGACCCGCCGAGTGAATCCGTGTCGCACGCAGGGCACGACCACGCGCCTGGCGAATATGCCCTCGACGAGCAAACCGACGGTGAGTCGGACACCTACTACACCTGCCCCATGCACCCGTCGGTCGTCTCCGAGACGCCCGGGTCGTGCCCCGTGTGCGGCATGGACCTGGTCGAAAAATCGAAGTCGGCCACCGGCATGGACCCGCAAGAACTCGCCGAGATTGGGCGCGTTGCCCTGAGTCCGACGCAGCGTGTGCTGGCGAACGTGGCCACCGTCGAGGCGAGTGCGGGCGCAGGCGGCGCGGCCGGCGAGGTGCGCGCGGTGGGCGTGGTCTCGTACGACGAGCAGGGCCTGGCGAGCATCCCGAGTTGGACCGACGGGCGCATCGAGGAGCTGATCGTCAAGGAGACCGGCGCGGTCGTCGACGAGGGAGATCCGGTCATGGAGATCTACTCCGAAGAGCTTCTGGCCGCCCAGGAGGAGTACCTGGTGTCGTTGGGGAGCAGCGACGGGTTTCTGCGAAAGCAGACGCGCAAGCGCCTCGAGCTGCTGGGGATGAGCGACAAACAGATCGAGCAGGTTCGCAAGTCGCGCGAGGCGTCGCGTACGGTCACCGCGTTTGCGCCCAACGCCGGCACCATCACCAACCTCAACGTGCGCCAAGGGCAGTACGTCGAAGAGGGCACGGCGCTGTACGACATCGCCGACCTCTCCAACGTGTGGATCGAGGCCGAGATCTACGAGAAGAACCTCGCCGCCATCGACGAGGGCATGCCGGTGCGCGTGGTCGCCGACGCCTTCCCGGGCGACCCGATGCAGGGAAAAGTCACGTTCATCCACCCGGTGGTCGACGACGCGACGCGCACGGTCAAAGTACGCGTGGAGGTCGCCACTGGCTCGGAAAGTGGCCAGGCGAACAGCGACGAGGAAGCGACGAACGCAGCCGAGCCCGCGCAGGCCCAGAAGCTCAAGCCGGGCATGTACACGTCGGTCTACTTCCAGACCGGCGCGACGCAAGACCAAGAACAGACGCAAAACAAAGAACAGGGGACCGAGCCGACGGTCACCGTGCCCAAGTCGGCGGTGCTGCGCGGCGGCAAGTCGAGCAGCGTCTTCGTCGAGGTCGAACCCAACGTCTTCGAGCGCCGCCAGGTCGAGCTCGGCCCGTCGACCGACGAGATGCTGGCGATTCGCTCGGGCGTGGAGGCCGGCGAGCAGGTGGCGTATCGCGGCGGGTTCTTGCTCGATTCAGAGGTGCAGCTCAATTCGTTTGGTGGTTCCGGAGGGGCTCACCATGGTGGACACGGCGAAGATGAAGGGGTTCACCACGGGGGGCACGGGGACACGGGGGAAAGCCCAGAGGGGGCCGAAAAGTTGAGCCATGCGGATATCCCGGCGGGGGGTAAGGAGTTCGACCCGTCGATCCCAGCCGGCGCGGTGCCCGAGGGAGCGTGGTACTGCGACATGAACGACGCGACGCACTGGATTCAGCACGAGGAAGGCGACGGTGAGTGCCCCGTGTGCGGGATGAATTTGAAGCAGAAGGACGGGGAAATCACCACGGGGGACACTGAGAACACGGGGAAAAACATTACTCCAGAAAAGTAG
- a CDS encoding efflux RND transporter permease subunit, with amino-acid sequence MIRRVIDWCVENPLMVVIATLIAVGVGIWSVKNTPLDAIPDLSENQVIVYTEWPGRGPQVIEDQVTYPLSANLQGIPEVKAIRATSYFGFSLVYVIFNDDADTYWARSRVLEKLNYAQSELPEAVTPTLGPDGTGVGHVYWYTLQTSEENPQNLAELRELQDYYIRYKLQSVEGVSEVASIGGFVKEYQVDLDPTKLEAYDVSAAQVAKAVQASNRDTGGKILEQSDVEYFVRGQGYFKDIEDIEQVVVKTSANGVPVTVRDLGFVQLGTEIRRGMLDENGEGEVVGGVVVMRYGENAKEVIERVEAKIDEIAPGLPEGVTIESAYDRSELIEQSVDTLTESLIEEAIVVSLIILLFLFHVRSSLVVVLTLPVAVLIAFIFMKQMGITSNIMSLGGIAIAVGVIVDASIVMVENAYRKLAEYAEEGGAPDEETRKQIIKDACKQVGPALFFSMLIIITSFVPVFMLTGQEGKLFTPLAWTKTLTMVGASVLAITLVPVLLVVFLKGKLRPEEDNPVSRFFVSLYTPMLRSVLKHPKSTILGALLLVSVTVPLVTGVGFDFKGDHAPEQIVEPIGSEFMPPLDEGSILYMPVTLPNVSVTEAKRLLQVTDKIIAEHPEVDYVLGKIGRAETATDPAPVSMIETIVILKPEDEWRDGVTKDDIISELDQKLQIPGMSNGWTQPIINRINMLATGIRTDIGVKFFGPDLDKLGDLALEAEQILREVPGAADLYAERVTGGHYVNITPRREDIARYGLTVEDVNRVTEIAIGGMPVTDTVEGRSRFPVRVRYARDYRSSVDKLEGVLLTTPSGQQIPLGQVADVEFDDGPPMINSENGDLRSVVLLNVRGRDMGGFIKEAEEALEENLEMPPGYSYTWSGQYENQKRANERLSYLIPLAVLIIFMFLYFTFRNVGESLVVMLSVPFALVGGVWLLYLMDLNFSVAVWVGFIALFGVAVETGVVMLVYLHEALDERLSRRLRGAGLDPREADGEQVARVMGPEDVHGAAVEGAALRLRPKLMTAATTLLGLTPLLWATGTGSDVMKPIAVPMVGGMVSSVLLVLFVIPVIFDLMKRRALRKKKLTYSALSHG; translated from the coding sequence ATGATCCGAAGAGTCATTGACTGGTGCGTCGAAAACCCGCTGATGGTCGTCATCGCCACGCTTATTGCGGTCGGTGTGGGCATCTGGTCGGTCAAGAATACCCCGCTCGATGCGATTCCGGACCTGAGTGAAAACCAGGTCATCGTCTACACCGAGTGGCCCGGGCGCGGCCCGCAGGTCATCGAGGACCAGGTGACCTACCCGCTATCGGCGAATCTGCAGGGGATTCCCGAGGTGAAGGCGATTCGGGCGACGAGTTATTTCGGGTTCAGCCTCGTCTACGTCATCTTCAACGACGACGCGGACACCTACTGGGCGCGCAGTCGCGTGCTCGAGAAGCTCAACTACGCCCAGAGCGAACTGCCCGAGGCGGTGACGCCGACGCTGGGGCCCGACGGCACGGGTGTGGGGCACGTGTATTGGTACACGCTGCAGACGAGCGAGGAGAACCCGCAGAACCTGGCCGAGCTGAGGGAGCTGCAGGATTATTATATTCGCTACAAGCTGCAGTCGGTCGAAGGGGTGAGCGAGGTCGCCTCCATCGGCGGGTTTGTGAAGGAGTACCAGGTCGACCTCGACCCGACGAAGCTCGAGGCCTACGACGTCAGCGCGGCGCAGGTCGCCAAGGCGGTGCAGGCGTCGAACCGCGACACCGGCGGCAAGATCTTGGAGCAGTCCGACGTCGAGTATTTCGTGCGCGGCCAGGGCTACTTCAAGGACATCGAAGACATCGAGCAGGTGGTCGTCAAAACGAGCGCCAATGGGGTGCCAGTGACCGTGCGCGACCTCGGATTCGTGCAATTGGGCACCGAAATCCGCCGGGGCATGCTCGACGAGAACGGCGAGGGAGAGGTTGTCGGCGGCGTGGTCGTGATGCGCTATGGCGAGAACGCCAAGGAGGTCATCGAGCGCGTGGAGGCGAAGATCGACGAGATCGCGCCGGGCTTGCCCGAAGGCGTGACCATCGAATCGGCCTACGACCGAAGCGAGCTCATCGAGCAGAGCGTCGACACCCTCACCGAGAGCCTCATCGAAGAGGCGATCGTGGTGAGCCTGATCATCTTGCTCTTCTTGTTCCACGTGCGCAGCTCGCTGGTCGTCGTGCTCACGCTGCCTGTGGCGGTGCTCATCGCGTTCATCTTCATGAAGCAGATGGGGATCACGTCGAATATCATGAGCCTGGGCGGCATCGCGATTGCGGTCGGCGTCATCGTCGACGCGTCCATCGTGATGGTCGAGAACGCCTACCGGAAGCTCGCCGAGTACGCCGAAGAAGGCGGCGCGCCGGACGAGGAGACGCGCAAGCAGATCATCAAGGATGCGTGCAAGCAGGTGGGCCCGGCGCTGTTCTTCTCGATGCTCATCATCATCACGAGCTTCGTGCCGGTGTTCATGCTCACCGGCCAGGAGGGCAAGCTGTTTACGCCCCTGGCGTGGACAAAGACGCTGACCATGGTCGGCGCGAGCGTGTTGGCGATTACGCTGGTGCCGGTGCTCTTGGTCGTCTTCCTGAAGGGGAAGCTTCGCCCCGAGGAGGACAATCCGGTCTCGCGGTTCTTCGTGTCGCTGTACACGCCGATGCTGCGAAGCGTGCTCAAGCACCCCAAATCGACGATTCTGGGCGCGTTGCTCTTGGTGTCAGTGACCGTGCCGCTGGTGACAGGCGTCGGTTTCGACTTCAAGGGGGACCACGCGCCCGAGCAGATCGTCGAGCCCATCGGCAGCGAGTTTATGCCGCCGCTCGACGAGGGGAGCATCCTGTATATGCCGGTGACGCTTCCCAACGTGAGCGTGACTGAGGCCAAACGCTTGCTTCAAGTGACCGACAAGATCATCGCCGAGCACCCGGAAGTCGACTACGTGCTGGGAAAGATTGGACGCGCGGAGACCGCGACCGACCCAGCGCCGGTGTCGATGATCGAGACGATTGTGATCTTGAAGCCCGAAGACGAGTGGCGCGATGGCGTTACCAAAGACGACATCATCTCGGAGCTCGACCAGAAGCTGCAGATTCCGGGGATGTCGAACGGCTGGACCCAGCCGATCATCAACCGCATCAACATGCTGGCGACGGGGATTCGCACCGACATCGGGGTGAAGTTCTTCGGGCCCGACCTGGACAAGCTGGGCGACTTGGCGCTGGAGGCCGAGCAGATCTTGCGCGAGGTGCCCGGCGCGGCCGACCTGTACGCCGAGCGGGTGACCGGCGGCCACTATGTGAACATCACGCCGAGGCGCGAGGACATCGCGCGCTACGGGCTGACGGTCGAGGACGTCAACCGCGTGACCGAAATCGCCATCGGCGGGATGCCGGTGACCGACACGGTCGAGGGGCGCAGCCGATTCCCGGTGCGGGTGCGCTATGCTCGCGACTACCGCAGCTCGGTCGACAAGCTCGAGGGGGTGCTCCTCACGACGCCGTCGGGCCAGCAAATCCCACTGGGGCAGGTCGCCGACGTCGAGTTCGACGACGGCCCGCCGATGATCAACTCGGAGAACGGCGACCTGCGGAGCGTAGTATTGCTAAACGTGCGCGGCCGCGACATGGGCGGCTTTATCAAGGAGGCCGAAGAGGCGCTCGAGGAGAACCTGGAGATGCCGCCGGGCTACAGCTACACGTGGTCGGGGCAGTATGAGAACCAGAAGCGCGCGAACGAGCGGCTGTCGTATCTGATCCCGCTGGCGGTGCTGATCATCTTTATGTTCTTGTATTTTACGTTCCGCAACGTGGGTGAGTCGCTGGTGGTGATGCTGTCGGTACCGTTCGCGTTGGTGGGCGGCGTGTGGCTGCTGTACCTGATGGACCTGAACTTCTCGGTGGCCGTATGGGTGGGCTTCATCGCCCTGTTCGGCGTGGCCGTGGAGACGGGGGTGGTGATGCTGGTCTACCTGCACGAAGCGCTCGACGAGCGACTGTCGAGGCGGCTTCGCGGCGCCGGCCTCGACCCGCGAGAGGCCGACGGCGAGCAGGTGGCCAGGGTGATGGGGCCCGAAGACGTCCACGGCGCCGCCGTCGAGGGCGCAGCCTTGAGGCTTCGCCCCAAGCTGATGACCGCAGCGACCACGCTGCTGGGGTTGACGCCGCTGCTGTGGGCGACCGGCACGGGCAGCGACGTGATGAAGCCCATCGCAGTGCCCATGGTCGGCGGCATGGTGTCGAGCGTGCTGCTGGTGTTGTTCGTCATCCCGGTGATCTTCGACCTGATGAAGCGGCGGGCACTGCGCAAGAAGAAGCTCACCTATAGCGCGCTAAGCCACGGATAA
- a CDS encoding transposase: protein MGHPLRNQEKDVIYELSNRTLHQMYALLPEEQVNAIILGLLAKYAWRYSVEIFAFCFMSNHFHMLARSKKLQLHLFMRDFQSQLAKKINALRNRTGTFWERRYTATKVMDDEAMVDRLRYIVCNPSESGLVSHPKLWPGLCSWDIHKSGKPMVGEVVNRKTYWAEKRKKKNEGKTEAELIEMATERYTLEMAKLPQWKDLDDEAYHQKIVETCHQHAGELAKKRKRPCPGPQKVLSVKWNERPKDPKKAPRPLCHGGDCKQRQAYRESRRLLVSGYRKAVRKWRKGKTEIEFPDGTIPPGHQFCVGGSHEIRRVPPQSLN from the coding sequence ATGGGACACCCGCTGCGAAATCAGGAAAAGGATGTCATCTACGAGTTGAGCAATCGCACCCTGCACCAGATGTACGCGCTTCTGCCCGAGGAGCAGGTCAACGCCATCATCCTGGGGCTGTTGGCCAAGTACGCGTGGCGCTACAGCGTCGAGATCTTCGCGTTTTGCTTCATGTCCAACCACTTCCACATGCTGGCGCGCTCGAAGAAGCTGCAGCTGCACCTGTTCATGCGCGACTTTCAGAGCCAGCTGGCCAAGAAAATCAACGCTTTGCGCAACCGCACTGGCACCTTTTGGGAGCGCCGCTACACGGCGACCAAGGTGATGGACGACGAGGCGATGGTCGACCGGTTGCGCTATATCGTGTGCAACCCCAGCGAGTCGGGCCTGGTGAGTCACCCGAAGCTGTGGCCGGGGTTGTGCTCGTGGGATATCCACAAGAGCGGCAAGCCGATGGTGGGCGAGGTGGTCAATCGCAAGACGTACTGGGCAGAGAAGCGAAAAAAGAAGAACGAAGGCAAGACCGAAGCCGAGCTCATCGAGATGGCCACTGAGCGCTACACGCTCGAGATGGCAAAGCTCCCGCAGTGGAAAGACCTCGATGACGAGGCGTATCACCAGAAGATCGTCGAGACGTGCCACCAGCACGCAGGTGAGTTGGCCAAAAAGCGAAAACGACCATGTCCTGGGCCCCAGAAGGTGCTCAGCGTGAAGTGGAACGAACGCCCTAAAGACCCCAAGAAGGCGCCTCGACCGCTATGCCACGGCGGCGACTGCAAGCAGCGCCAGGCGTACCGTGAGAGCAGGCGCCTGCTCGTCAGTGGCTACCGAAAGGCAGTGCGAAAGTGGCGCAAAGGCAAGACCGAGATCGAATTCCCCGACGGCACCATCCCACCGGGCCACCAGTTCTGCGTGGGCGGCAGCCACGAGATCCGTCGAGTGCCGCCGCAGTCACTCAACTAA